A segment of the Labrus bergylta chromosome 11, fLabBer1.1, whole genome shotgun sequence genome:
GGAAAGCATTGagtgcatttttatttcagatgttGTCTTTAGTAGACTTACATATAATCTGCAGAATAATCCTTTCTCTGCTCCTCATCTATACACACCATGGAGACAGTCACCTGAGATGCAGAGACAATGACCAATTCATTTTCATAATTACAATAATTGGCTTACTgtacaggggcgtgtccaggaGGATAGCCAGAGGTTGCATAGGCCACTCAGAAATCTAATTGGTCACCTCTGATGCCTATTTAACTTTAATTGGCTATTTGCTTGGTCAGAGGTGTAACTGtaaaaccaaccaaccaatgcagaagtgcaactAACTTCataacgcctcttcagaaaacAATTGGTGATGTCTCTGAGACtccgtccatgttttatacagtctgacGTTGCCACTCTGTTGTGTTGTActtttaaattagaaaaaaaaactataagcAGGAATATAAAATCTGTatgatacaaaataaatgtttaatatgatTGATCAtgaattgataaaaaaatgcttttcagACATAGGTGTCAGACACACACCTCACGCCATCCCTTTAAAATCATTCTGATCAAAAAAAGGCTGGACACACCACTGAGACTGTAATGATATCTTTAGTCAAAGACAGTCTACTCACCTTTGTTCTAAGCACCTTCACACTGATTTGGCACCACTCACTTAAAGGCACCTTGAATGGAGAGAGAAATGCAAATGATTCCTCTGACTCTCCACTCATCTGGATGTGAAGCCGGCCTGCACATGAGGCGACAGAGAGAAGCTAATGTAAGTCTACATAATGgtgtaaaaacacaagaatgTGACAGATGAGAGAAAATGGTTTACATTTTACCTGACTTTGTGAGTAACAGTGTCGGTGTGGTGTAGTCATCATTGGAGTCTATATGATAAAACAATCCACACATCTTCTCTTGGCAGTGTCCGGTCAACCATATCCACAAAGAGAACATAAACCTGACAAAAAAATAAGGCCCATTTACCCTGAACACACCAAAATTAGAAGCTATTGGTTTCAGGTTGGCGTCATTAGTGCTGTCTTACCTTGAAGAGGAAATGGTTTTAACGCGCAAATACTCCAGAGCTTTATTCTTGTACGGGGCCAGTGTCTTTGAGATGCCAAAGTTTTCTTCAGACGAAGCAAATATTGATGACAGCAAATGTGCTTCTGAAATacacagttttttaaaaagaagactaCAAGAGTTAAATTGCaccaaacttttaaaaaatacatccaTCCTTTATAGACCAATACCGTATTATATGCACATATTTGACCCAACCTAAAATTATACATTagaattttttttctccagaagATGGTGCTGAAATTCAGAATTTACAAAAGCTACAATATTTGTGATTTTAATTGCAAAACGTCCACAGTTTAACCTGACTTCTAAACCTTACCTTGCTCGAAATGgcattgtttctttaaaaagtgcTGAGTTAACTTTAGCATTTGCATGCTCCATGCAATGCACAGCTCATGCTGTTTCACAGGCCGGTCAAAGAAAGGAATTGGCTCCAAGTAAGCCACATCCTGAGCTGTAACCACCTCCTCAGTGTCATCAAATCCAGGGTATGTGACTGCTGCATCCAGCATACAACTCAGTGCCCACTGGGAGTCAGGAACAATCCCATCAGCTTGATAAACCAACCAATCAGGGAGATTCAGCTCTACAGTCTTTAATGTCTTGCCATAGGGGTCACATCTCCAGTGGGTTAGCTCAAGTGTGCGACTGCTGCCGGTGTCAAAATATACTACTAAGTCTAGCTGCACTGTGGCAGGGTCATTACAAGTGTAAAATACAACCAGACGTTGGCCTGGCAAAGCCTTCACTGGAGGATCCAGGAGAATAACCTGGTTGAAACCTAAGACCATCTGTGTAAGAGAGAAAACCATGCTTGTAAATGCTAATGACATAAACTAGAAAACAAGACCATTTAAGAGATGATGAAGGAAAAATGCACTTACTGTACCTGCACACTGAGACAGAGCAGACAGATGTATATACGCTGTAATGATATCCATGGCTCACACTGTGTTTTCATTGAGCTCTCCATTAAAGATTTTCAAGCTCCAGAGAAACAAGAAGCCTCAAGAACCGGACAATCATCCTGCTCCACCTCACTGACATGGAAGCAAAGGTAAATATTTAACAGCAGATAGCCCCACCCATCACTGTACACACAGTGCAGGTAAGGTGGTGCTTCTAATTTGGATGAAGTACTAATAATTTACCAAAAGATaaggaaaggaagaaagacGTCAATAAGCCTGATTCTACCTTTCATCTGAATTAAACTTCAGTGAAATTGTAATTACACTAAAGAGAACAAACTTCTCTGCAAGtctacaaatgaaaatgaaagtttaAGATGGTGTGTTGCATGCAGTGTGGTATCAGTGAAATAATCAACTCATCTTTCATTCAAAATAGTTTATTGCTATCATGCAGGAGTGCCATAAAAGTCGAGATCATCACGTAAGATGCAAAAATGATCATTTTCTCTGTACAAATATACTGCAGGTTTTCATAAATAGAAGCCAAAAGCAAAAAAGGGAGATGGGGGGGGGAAGTAAAGAGTTTAAGCTGATCCTCTCTTTTAACCCAATATAGGTTTCGTTACAGCAGTTGACATGCATCAACATGACAGTGCATTTTCCTGGGagcagacagacgcacacaagcGCACATTCAGACGGTGCAATTCATATACAGCTCTGTCGTGCAAAAGAGGTACAAATGACACCATAAAAAAGGACCAGTAGGaaattgatatatatatattttttaactggTTGCTAAAATAAAGTATTGAAACACATCTTAATCCAAACCACCTGTTACATTATGAGGCTGGGGGAGATGCCCTCTGTGTCTTTTGCAGCACTTTTGGTTGTTCATCGGTCAGGAACGCCCTACATGTCCTGACGTCTCTTCTACTTTAAAAATCACCTACAACTACTGATGCATAGTTCTGTGCTCGTACGAAGCGGTCAATATTAAAACTGGCACAATGTAATCGGAGGATAGTAATTATCTGTaacaaatgtaaacatactgtGCTGATTGTACGGTTACAGCAACAATACCCTTGGACATTCAGTGTTCAAACCCAGAATATACATTACAGACTGTATATCAtggttgtttgtgttctgtgtgtaaggGGCTCAAAGGACCGGACACACTACAAATACAGAGGCACTGTGACTTCTGCTTCCACAACTTGTCGAACTGAATCTTCCATAAAAGATGGATTACATAAAGAAACTTTTATCTAACACAGAGCAAGACTTGTTGCCCTGTAACTATAGCCCTTACCAGCACTCAGTCCATGCTTACTCACTGCCGAGGAGTTCCTTATTTCCTTCCTGAACAATCACAGAATCAGAAACAATACAGTAAGACAtacaacagcagcagccagaGTCGACGCTAATTCTGCACCCAATtcaataaagaaacatttaagtGAAAGGTCTTTTAGACGACTTCATATTAATTTAGAGTGGAATTTGTCATATCCAAACATATTTGGTTTTTCTTTGATAgttgtgaataaaaatgcactccagatgttttctgtttagCTCTTTGATTCATAGAAAGCTCTTTATGGTATACACCATTCTAATGTTCTATCATCTAAATTTTAAAGTTactaaaacaacattaagtGTATTTGTCTTGCAGTCTCTGGTATTTAAATTTGGTATGTATATGTTTGGTATCATTGCTGCCTTATATTAAAAGGGTTCTTGTATAACACATGGACAATTTCACCCTGATATCTGTTCACATCCTGCTTTAGTGGAGCTGCGTCAAAATAAGGTTaaactttttgacattttattaaaaagctACATAACAGCAtatttctctcactctctcatgCCCACATGCACTCAACTTAAACTCTTGAAACTAAAGCATAAGGTCTAAAGCTGCGATCTTCTAGGTCCTTAATTAACTCGGAGGAGATTTACCTCTTGTCCAACTCGATTAAAAGCTCGATGTCATTCAAGTTCAAAAGGTTGTACGCTATTATTAAGCCTGTTTAATCCCCGTTGTCTGAAGAATATAGATATTGCCAAGTAGCTGTTTTTGCCGTGCTCTGTTCAACACTTTTGAAACTCCAAGTAGAATTTAAAGAAAAGCTTTCTACTACAACTCTTCTGTTGGAGGATTTACTTGATGTGTCATCAGCTCTGCcaagaagacaaagacaacacaagacagaaaaaacgtATCaccatcaataaaaacaaattactcaatgaaaataaaaggtGCGCGCATTCACTTTGGGTTTTGTAAGCGGGGTGGTTAGGTAGTAATTAACAAAACATTAAGTGTTGTCAAAGCAGGCTAGCGACAAGAACCAAGCCAACACCAAGAGCATTCGAGTAACAGTCAAACAAAAGTGAAGACATGCAAAATGTTATAGATCATAGAACAAGAAAGGAAAACCAACTGGGAGACACATTTCCCTTTGAGACTGGCACTAACTTCCTGCAGAATAAATAATACTTTACATTCCAATATACAAACCTACCTATTCCCCATATATTCAACGATGACCAAATaagcagataaaactgaacAACTGGTGTTTCCCCCCACAGTCTCCATCCTCATAGTAGGTTTTGTACCTACAGGAAAAGATGCAACGGCAACAAAGTGCGCCGTCATTTGACCACAAActtgttttcaaaaaacaatCGGAGGAATTCAGTCCAACAGCTTTAAAGCCTGTAGTCCATGTAGCCCTTATTTCCTCTGCTTCTTGAAGATCTTGAAGGTGTGTTTCTTGCGGCTGGCAGTGGAATCTGTGTCTTCTCCTGTAGAGCCACTGTCCTCCTCCAGGGGACTTTTCTTGGAGGACAGCTGCGGGATGCGACTGCCACCCTTTGCCCCTACGACCCCTGGTTGTCCTCCTCCTGTGGGCGACGGCGTGTCAGGTTCAGTAGAGTTGGGGCTGAGGGAGCGGGACGACTCTGTCAGGCTGTTGATTTCCCCCAGGCTGGGTGACTCCTTCATGCCGTACACTTCCTTCATGAGTATTGGGCTGTCGGGACTCGGCTCTGCTGGACTGGCCTCGGGAATTCGGTTTCCTCCGTTAGGGGTGTGAGCGTGGAGAGAGATGGTATCTTCTGCACGGCTGGACAGGCCATGCATGAGAGTGGTGGGTTTGATCAGGTGGCCTTTGGAGCTGTAGGCAGATAGCCGATCACCAACTTGGGACAGGGACAGGGAGGAGTCGGAGTCAGAGCGATTCAGGTCCCtgagggagggggaaaaaaacaaagtcagaggaaatgagagataaaaacaaacccaaacagCTGAAGCCTTGCATGCTAGGGTTTATCTACACTATGCCTACAAAGCCAAGGACACGCTGGGAACAGCCGGGGCACTGGAACTCCACACTTGTTAGTCGCGCAGGCAAATAACAACAGGAACATGGAGAGTTGTCAAAAGGTGTAGATGCATAAATTCTCTTAAAGTCTCATCAGCTGGGATGCAAAGtggaattattattataattattacatGACAAAAAGAAATGGGAGGGAAAATGATAAAGAAGGTGGTTGTGATACATgtgtcaaaaaaagaaacaaaagcagtTGGCAGAAAAATGATCACCCCACGCACATGCGATGTGTGTGGAGAAATTGGAAAGAGACGAGTACCCATAGCTGTCACTGTGTGCTTTGGAGGCATCTGAGAAGGTGAAATCAGGAATGGGCTCCAAGGGCTGGAAAGAAGTATGATAAAAATGGGAAGAATGAGGGGCTGAAGCGCCACCCACAGAACTGGGTAAgcaaaaggaagaggaggacaaggaggacaGCGACTGAGGGTTTAGGCTGGAGGCGGAGATGATGGAGGGGTGAGACACAGCCGAggacagaggaggcagagggagacaaTCCAGCTGCCCGAACGACTGGCTGCGGGACTGTCTGAGGGTGGCCCTAGACCTGGATAGGTATGGGGATCCCTCTCCCTGCTGCCTCAATAGGCAACTGTCTACCAACCTCTGGGAGCCCATGGCCAGCTGAGGGTCAATGTGGCGTTGACGCAGGGACATCATACTGGGAGCTGTggggacaaaacaacaacattatcaATAAAGACTCAAGGTTTGAGGGAAAAGGGGGAGACCAGTAGGGAGATTGTGGAAAGATATTAAGGTGCTGGGGGTGAGATTCTTGACTTTAACCTTTGAATATTAAATAGCCTGAAGGATAAATTCAGCATTTACACTTAATTAAATTATAAACCCAACAATCCTGTTTTATCTGTTCTGCTATCGAGGAAAATATGACATTaaacaaaaggagaaaacaGTGCGGGTGTTAACAACTCAATATCAAGATGAAatcaataaacatttttaagccATAATTACTCTATTTGGGAAAGGAAgtgccctttaaaaaaaaaaagtggaagtaCTTTGGAAAGGTAGATGGGGATGCACTGGGTGGTGACAAGGTTTAGAGGAGGATGGCAAGCAAGCATTTACAGCGGGGTCAGGTGTGAACGCAGTTCTGTCCTCTGTCCATCTGCAGCATACTgtcaacagcagcaacaaaaatgtTACAGCTGTGTGTGGTTTGAAGTCAAGGGAAAAGAAAGGGAAGTCAAACGGAGGACTGAACTGGGGCATATACAAGTGGCCAACCAGAATATTTCCACATGTGCCGACTGTCTGAACCGATGAACCACAGGTCGCTGGCTCGCCGTTCCAACAATCGGGCGCCGTCTGTAGTTCGGCCAATGAGACGGCAGTGGAAGCCAAATGCCAGGGAGGCAgtgcagggagagaggggagtgaGTTAGGGAGTGCAATtaatctgaatttaaaaactTACTATTGCAGTCGGAAAAGGATTCTGCAGTGAAACTTTAACCTGAAGTCGGTCAAACCCAAACATAGGTCAAGTATTACAATATGATGAAGTCAAATATGAAGTCTAAAAGAGAAAGGCTACAGAGCATTACTGTCAGGAGAATGTTGTTGGATTTCATACCCTATGGAACAATGTTAACCTTAAAAGTCCTCCAGATATAAGAAAATGACTGTTTCTGAGCATACAGTGGGTGTACATTTTGATGTTCCTGTAGAGAAGCCCTATTagatgatatttaaaaaaaagtatgttgaTCCATTTTCTGAGTCTAATATGTGTTTGCTCACCTTTGTTTATGAAGTCAATATGTATAAGAAAAAATGAATCCCCCTGAATTATCTTTGTAAGTGTCtgaatattatatatttttttaaataatagaaGAAGCCTGTCCTtaagtcaaaaacaaaaagagggaaACAATAAATACCAGTAAAATTGATCGCCAGATTTTTCTCTCCCTTGCCTCTGGGATCTTCCGTAGATGTCATAATTAACCTAAATAATGTTTAGAATAGGTCACTGACTGTACACTGACTCACTATGAGTTTCCTTTGTTTGCAGCAGATTCTAAAGGTCTGTAGTACAGATTAGGACACAACCACTAAAAATAGGTCAGCACAAGAACATGTTCTCATtaagaaatatattttcctTCACAGTTCAATTTCCAGAGAAGAGTCACAGAAGTCTTCAGCCTCCATAATAGCTCGTCAATCAAGTGAacacttttatccaaaatgAGCATGATCAACAAAAGGCATCGGCTGGAGTTGTGCTTAAAGGAACAAGACAATTATGTGAATTTACATGATACACAATATACATGTAAAACAACGCTCATTCAATGAATCACACAGAAGGTTGACCCTCACCAAAACCAGAGAGGACACAAGAACAAATTCAGATAACAATGATACAAAAAGGTCCAAATTCTCATGTGGGCTGACTTTTGGTTTTTCCCAGCAGGGTCTTGGAGTGTTTAGGGGTTCGTTTGCTATTTCCCACATAAGAGCCGATAGATTCGGATGAACTCTTACATTGCAGAGTTCCAGGCATGATATCCTCGTCCAAGTCGTCCATGTCGTCCGACATGATGAAGTGCTGAGGTGTGGCTCTGCCGCCCATGAAGCTGGCATCGAGGTTGAGGCTCGAGGCCAGAGAAGGAAGGCCAGGGTTGTTAACGATGGTGAAACCGGTGAGGATCTCTATCTGCTGCCAGCGATGAAGCCTCTCCCGCAGAGCAGCCGTCACCTCGCCCAGGGCttgtctattaaaaaaaaagagaaggagaggggagTTTGAAATCACATTCCCAAATGAAACGCAGCTTATACCGGTTTCCATAAGTTCTGCTAAGGTTATTCTACTATTACAGTCTTTGTCTTACTTTGCTGCCAGTATTTTGTGGTCCACATCATCCAGGGAGGAGCTGTGAGCCACATGGAAGGTCCCAAAGagagtgtttctctttttctttatcttttcagcctgtgaaaaaaaacaaaaaacaaacatttaatccTAATATTTCATTATTAAGCTGCTTTAAATATTTGCTTCTTATTTCAATTTTGCATTGGAAATTGAGATTTAAACCCAATTTATTTCAATTAGTCATACATTATAGACTTTATACTGTTGATCGATTCTCAAGAAGCTTTGTTAGAAATCAGACTATAATCATAGAGCACAGACTGCTCTACGATTGAGGTAACGACATCAGCTCTTAGGTTTGCCTTGAAGTGCTCACCCCTTCTTTGGCCACCAGGAGCTGCCGTTCAGCATTTTGCTTCTTGATGTTGTAGTACTGCACCTCCACCTCGTGGGTGAGCTGCAGCCACTTCTGGAGAGACTCTGGTGGTGACCAGCTGCTGCGGGACTCCAACTCCTTTTCTGCTTTCTTCAACGCCATGCGCACCTGCAACCAAACATTAGATAACACATTGATGGGTAAAATGCACACAACCatgcatttcaaaacactgaatCCATAGTATAAGGAATTAGTAtttgatttgaaacattttccgATTCTTTTAATAAGGACATTTGAAAAATCTGAGAATTGCAACCACATTGCATAACTAGTTAAATAAATGGACAAGAATATGCTCTTGTTGCCTAaagggttttttattttatttataattttccaAAAACCCTCAACTCCCTTTAACTGTTTTAATTCAGCACATTACAAATACAGACACTCGCCAATTCAACATGTTTCAAAACTGAGGCCTGACTAAAAATCCATGTTTGTAGTAAAGGAGTGACCTCGAAACTCGCCTCCTGTCTGTTTGCTCCTGGTATCTGAGCATGAAACTCAAAGTGTCTCGTGACTATACTGACTCTGAAAGCCTTCCAGGTTTCCTATTTATCCCTGTGAtgcagaatgaaaaacaaactgtaatagAGGTGTCTGAGTAAGATCACTGTGATAGTCCCTCAAACAAATACTCATGTGTTTTGCTTACTTGTGTGGGCTGAGCTGTGCTGCTACTGCCAATATTTCTAATGGACAAAGACTTTGGTGGGTGTATTTATACTATAGCAAGTGTGAATCTGGTAGACTTAAACATACTGTGCAGATAACACCTTGGAACTTCATGAGACACTATTCTCTTAGACTCTGCGCTTTTTGGAGGGGCTtaagttgcacattttctgaCAACTTTGTGTTTGAATCATGTTTTCTTAATACGCAGGTACCTGATCCAGCTCTTCTTCAGCATACTTTTGGCGACTCAGTTCATTTTCTGTGCCCTCTCGCAGCTCTCGCAGGCGTTGGGCCTCCTGCTTGGCTGCGTTGATCTCATCCCTCAGCTTCTGCTCAAGGTTGACCTTCTCCACTTCTACTGTACGGTGCTCCTCCTGAGCGATCTGCAGCCTGGAAACaatgagagggaaaaaaaaaaaaaaaaagttgtatttgggtttgaaaagggaagaaaaaaaaatccttgaggGCTTAAAAAGGCCAAAACAGAAAGTGTAGCATAGTAGGGGCCTGTGGTATTATCTGTGGGCAGGCATGATGTGTAATCAAGTATGTGTGGTATGTAGGACTTGCATCAGTCATGCATGACCGGAAACAATGGCTAACATGCAGAAAGCTAAGAGAAACGGTCAGCTGCTGAGCAACTCACAATAAACTGacatcagaagcagcagagcCCAGAATGGGAACAGCTGCCAGTGTGTAACTTTAGAACAGTACAGTGTTGGTGTCCAATGCTCCAGGACTAACATGTAGCTTTGTATGTGGGATATTTTTAAACTAGCCTTAAGAAAAGCCTACTTTTAAAAGACGGGCTTGTCACCCATGATGTAATAATCTGACACATACATTTTAAGTAactgtatttttaatttaagtaactgtatttttaatttagacCGAAGTAAACCTCCCCTTCACCTTCAAAGTGTATTTGACATGTAACGTgtattttacaaagaaaaaagattggTACATTTGGTGTGTTAAGCTAATCAGCAGTGAGACTCTCAGGTGATAATACTAACATGACAACACAACTTAGTCTGAACAGTCCCTTGCTGGACTACTTAGTTTATTACCgagactcttaaaaaaaaagaccagctATGAAAGTATGAAGGTTCTAGACAATGAAGGGCAGGAAGACGTTCTTTATTTCCCTCACTAAAGAGAAGTGCTGCTCTCCTTCCAGGATGAACACAACAGCAGAGAAATGAAAGACGAGCTCCAGAGCTTGCTATGGAAAATGCGGGTGGTGGGCAGTCCTGCTAATGCTTTCGACCCTGACCTGTGACGATCTCTTGCTAAGATTCGAAAGCACTGGCAGAGCTACAATGCCCAGAGAGAGGTTGCTTAATGCTATTTCCCTGACCTGCATTGCAGGGCTCTGAGGACGCAGACACACTGTCTCTGCACTCTGCAGACTTTGCAGGAGAAGGTGAAGAAGGTAAATCATTATCATTACCTATCTATCtaatatttatacatttgtatTCATCCCTCTTCATTCTACACAATTGTTGTTGTGGAAAAAGAATGAGCTTTCTAATGCCTATCACGAGTTCTGTTATTGTCCAAGTCACCAGCCCTATGAAGGATGTCTGTGTGCATGCCACGCCCCAATCCAAATGTGAGTGAATTCGCACTGGAGCTGACAAGTTAAGCAGTCATGCTTTTCACCATCTCCAACCAGTGAGGTGGAGGCTGGGTCAAACAGTGCTGTAAAAGGCATCCAGGAAATCCAGCTCCAGTCAAAGCCTCCTCCCACTGTCTCCCAACAGGGGACGTGGCTTGGCACGGCTACTTGATACCATCACAGGATCTGCTTGAAGGTATGGAAAGAGAGCAGCTGGCAGCAGGGATCAGGAAGAAAGGCATGGCCACAGACAGAGGacatacctctctctctctctctctctctctctctctctcagctccaaaaaaaaaataaaaaatgcaccGTATGAGATAAAACCTCTGCTTGCATGTCACACTGACTGACAATATTACATGATATACTTTCCTACAGCCATGGTGCTTGGTAGTCCAGGATGTAACACATGCCAGGGAATCTGATACAAGAGAGTTTAACAC
Coding sequences within it:
- the stim1a gene encoding stromal interaction molecule 1a isoform X1; this encodes MEFNNLVTLWIFCLCLVGESWTDKPSSPTQDSQTVEKGVLDFCLIDEPLCRDENALLSFEAIRNIHKQMDDDANGNVDVSETDGFLREDLNYHDPKAKHNSFHGDDQFISVEDLWNAWKGSEVYNWTVDEVVEWLITYVELPQYVEAFRKMNFNGSAMSRLAIKNATLTLSILKILDRSHVQKLQLKALDTVLFGAPLINRHNHLKDFMLVVSIVIGMGGCWFAYIQNRYSKDHMKKMMGDLEGLQRAEQSLHDLQQKLQIAQEEHRTVEVEKVNLEQKLRDEINAAKQEAQRLRELREGTENELSRQKYAEEELDQVRMALKKAEKELESRSSWSPPESLQKWLQLTHEVEVQYYNIKKQNAERQLLVAKEGAEKIKKKRNTLFGTFHVAHSSSLDDVDHKILAAKQALGEVTAALRERLHRWQQIEILTGFTIVNNPGLPSLASSLNLDASFMGGRATPQHFIMSDDMDDLDEDIMPGTLQSPSMMSLRQRHIDPQLAMGSQRLVDSCLLRQQGEGSPYLSRSRATLRQSRSQSFGQLDCLPLPPLSSAVSHPSIISASSLNPQSLSSLSSSSFCLPSSVGGASAPHSSHFYHTSFQPLEPIPDFTFSDASKAHSDSYGDLNRSDSDSSLSLSQVGDRLSAYSSKGHLIKPTTLMHGLSSRAEDTISLHAHTPNGGNRIPEASPAEPSPDSPILMKEVYGMKESPSLGEINSLTESSRSLSPNSTEPDTPSPTGGGQPGVVGAKGGSRIPQLSSKKSPLEEDSGSTGEDTDSTASRKKHTFKIFKKQRK
- the stim1a gene encoding stromal interaction molecule 1a isoform X2, which translates into the protein MEFNNLVTLWIFCLCLVGESWTDKPSSPTQDSQTVEKGVLDFCLIDEPLCRDENALLSFEAIRNIHKQMDDDANGNVDVSETDGFLREDLNYHDPKAKHNSFHGDDQFISVEDLWNAWKGSEVYNWTVDEVVEWLITYVELPQYVEAFRKMNFNGSAMSRLAIKNATLTLSILKILDRSHVQKLQLKALDTVLFGAPLINRHNHLKDFMLVVSIVIGMGGCWFAYIQNRYSKDHMKKMMGDLEGLQRAEQSLHDLQQKLQIAQEEHRTVEVEKVNLEQKLRDEINAAKQEAQRLRELREGTENELSRQKYAEEELDQVRMALKKAEKELESRSSWSPPESLQKWLQLTHEVEVQYYNIKKQNAERQLLVAKEGAEKIKKKRNTLFGTFHVAHSSSLDDVDHKILAAKQALGEVTAALRERLHRWQQIEILTGFTIVNNPGLPSLASSLNLDASFMGGRATPQHFIMSDDMDDLDEDIMPGTLQSPSMMSLRQRHIDPQLAMGSQRDLNRSDSDSSLSLSQVGDRLSAYSSKGHLIKPTTLMHGLSSRAEDTISLHAHTPNGGNRIPEASPAEPSPDSPILMKEVYGMKESPSLGEINSLTESSRSLSPNSTEPDTPSPTGGGQPGVVGAKGGSRIPQLSSKKSPLEEDSGSTGEDTDSTASRKKHTFKIFKKQRK